The Niallia alba genome includes a window with the following:
- the lspA gene encoding signal peptidase II codes for MLKETRELEETLVFYYIIAAIIIILDQWTKWLVVKNMELGESIEIIKDFFYLTSHRNSGAAWGMLENQMVFFYIVTIVVVIGLIYLIQTGTKGKILYGVSLGLILGGALGNFIDRARHQYVVDFINTYIFNYDFPIFNIADSSLVIGVILLILVMLREDREAKKEKKNGKNGTYHSK; via the coding sequence ATGCTAAAGGAGACTCGAGAATTGGAGGAAACTTTAGTGTTTTATTACATAATTGCAGCTATAATTATTATTCTTGATCAATGGACGAAATGGTTAGTTGTAAAAAATATGGAGCTTGGTGAAAGTATTGAAATAATAAAAGATTTTTTCTATCTGACATCCCATCGTAATAGTGGAGCCGCATGGGGTATGCTTGAGAATCAAATGGTCTTTTTCTATATCGTCACGATTGTTGTTGTAATTGGATTAATTTATTTAATTCAAACTGGCACAAAAGGCAAAATACTATACGGGGTTTCGCTCGGTCTTATATTAGGTGGCGCACTTGGCAATTTTATTGACCGTGCCAGACATCAATATGTAGTCGACTTTATCAATACGTATATCTTCAATTATGATTTCCCTATATTTAATATTGCAGACTCATCTTTAGTAATTGGTGTTATTTTATTAATCCTAGTTATGCTGAGGGAGGATAGAGAAGCAAAGAAGGAGAAGAAAAATGGAAAAAACGGAACATATCATTCAAAGTGA
- a CDS encoding solute carrier family 23 protein — translation MNETKPLLGINDKPSALQWITLSLQHLFAMFGATVLVPFLIDMSPAVALVSSGVGTLAFLIITQFKVPAYLGSSFAFIAPVLAAKAMPGGGPGAAMIGTFIAGIVYGIVALTIKKAGYRWIMNILPPIVVGPVIMVIGLALASTAVGQSMYMNNGSENQEYSLLYISVALVTLLATILFTMFGKGVFSFIPILAGIVIGYVYALLVGVVNFQGVLDAKWFAMPDFIFPFVDYPVTINLALLTIFVPVAIVTLTEHIGHQLVLSKVVGKDYIKDPGLHRSILGDGTATIISALMGGPAKTTYGENIGVLAITRVYSVYVLGGAAVLAIGFGFIGKIAALIQSIPTPVMGGVSILLFGIIASSGLRIIVEAKLDFNKNRNLVIASVILVTGIGGFSIHMGEHFKLEGMAFAAILGIILNLVLPGREKAKDDLFEEAIAVDESK, via the coding sequence ATGAACGAAACAAAACCCTTATTAGGAATTAATGACAAGCCAAGTGCTCTGCAGTGGATTACATTAAGCTTACAGCATTTATTCGCCATGTTTGGCGCAACAGTTTTAGTACCATTCTTAATTGACATGAGTCCAGCAGTCGCTTTAGTCTCAAGCGGAGTAGGTACACTCGCATTCTTAATTATTACCCAATTTAAAGTGCCAGCCTACTTAGGCTCATCCTTTGCCTTTATCGCGCCAGTTTTAGCGGCTAAGGCAATGCCTGGCGGAGGACCTGGAGCTGCCATGATTGGAACCTTTATTGCCGGAATTGTATACGGTATTGTTGCCTTAACTATAAAAAAAGCAGGTTATCGCTGGATTATGAATATCCTGCCGCCGATTGTTGTTGGACCAGTAATTATGGTAATCGGATTGGCGCTTGCTTCAACCGCAGTCGGGCAATCGATGTATATGAACAATGGTAGTGAGAATCAAGAGTATAGCTTACTATATATATCTGTTGCGCTAGTAACCTTACTTGCAACTATTCTCTTTACGATGTTTGGTAAAGGAGTGTTTAGCTTCATTCCAATCTTAGCAGGTATTGTTATAGGTTATGTTTATGCCTTACTTGTAGGTGTGGTTAACTTTCAAGGTGTTTTGGATGCGAAATGGTTTGCGATGCCAGATTTTATCTTCCCATTCGTAGATTATCCTGTAACCATTAACTTAGCTTTACTAACCATTTTTGTCCCGGTGGCAATCGTTACACTAACGGAACATATTGGTCACCAGTTAGTATTAAGTAAAGTAGTTGGTAAAGATTATATAAAAGATCCTGGACTTCACAGAAGTATTCTAGGAGATGGAACTGCAACAATTATCTCTGCCTTAATGGGGGGACCTGCAAAAACAACGTATGGTGAAAATATTGGAGTACTAGCAATTACTAGAGTATATAGTGTATATGTTTTAGGAGGAGCAGCAGTACTAGCAATCGGGTTTGGATTTATCGGTAAAATTGCTGCACTTATTCAATCAATTCCAACACCAGTAATGGGAGGAGTATCCATTCTTCTGTTCGGTATCATCGCTTCTTCTGGATTAAGAATTATTGTAGAAGCAAAGTTGGATTTCAATAAAAACCGTAATTTAGTTATCGCATCTGTCATCCTAGTAACAGGTATTGGAGGCTTCTCCATCCATATGGGAGAACACTTTAAACTAGAAGGAATGGCATTCGCCGCAATCTTAGGAATTATTTTAAACCTAGTATTACCAGGAAGAGAAAAAGCAAAAGATGATTTATTCGAAGAAGCAATTGCAGTAGACGAAAGTAAATAA
- a CDS encoding DivIVA domain-containing protein produces the protein MPLTPLDIHNKEFAKGFRGYDEDEVNEFLDQVIKDYENIIREKKELEERLNELTDRIGHYNNIEETLNKSIVVAQEAAEEVKRNAQKEAKLIIKEAEKNADRIVNESLSKARKIALEIEELKKQSKVFRTRFKMLIEAQLDMLNNDDWDHLLEYELDASELNSTK, from the coding sequence ATGCCATTAACGCCGTTAGATATTCATAATAAGGAATTTGCCAAAGGCTTCCGTGGTTATGATGAAGATGAAGTAAATGAATTTCTTGATCAGGTAATTAAAGATTATGAAAATATTATCCGTGAGAAAAAAGAACTAGAAGAAAGATTAAACGAGTTAACTGACCGTATCGGCCACTATAATAATATTGAAGAAACGTTAAATAAATCAATTGTTGTAGCACAAGAGGCTGCCGAAGAAGTTAAACGCAATGCACAAAAAGAAGCAAAATTAATTATTAAAGAAGCAGAAAAAAATGCTGACCGCATTGTTAATGAATCACTATCAAAAGCTAGAAAGATTGCTCTTGAAATTGAAGAATTGAAAAAGCAATCAAAAGTATTCCGTACTCGATTCAAAATGCTAATTGAAGCACAATTAGATATGCTGAATAACGATGATTGGGATCATTTATTAGAATATGAATTGGATGCTTCCGAATTAAATTCAACAAAATAA
- a CDS encoding aspartate carbamoyltransferase catalytic subunit: MENLLTTTELTVTEIQEILRDAQRFANGETWRPANQCFVANLFFEASTRTKCSFEVAERKLGLEVIPFETTTSSVVKGETLYDTVRTLESVGVNAVVIRHENDRYFDELVGKVNIPVINAGDGCGHHPTQSLLDLLTIKQEFQRFNGLKVSIIGDISHSRVARSNADALTRLGAEVVFSGPREWFDETVLQDASYEDIDTAIETSDVVMLLRVQHERHGDERAAFDIESYHKLYGLTVEREKKMKPGSIIMHPAPVNRDVEIADELVECERSRIFKQMENGVFIRMSVLKRSLENIGGRNEHVNTYQKWPVA; this comes from the coding sequence ATGGAAAACTTATTAACTACGACTGAGTTAACCGTTACAGAGATTCAAGAAATCCTAAGAGATGCACAAAGATTTGCAAATGGGGAAACATGGAGACCAGCAAACCAATGCTTTGTTGCAAATCTCTTCTTCGAGGCAAGCACAAGAACAAAATGTAGCTTCGAAGTAGCGGAGAGAAAGTTAGGACTTGAGGTCATCCCATTCGAGACAACAACCTCAAGTGTTGTTAAAGGAGAAACATTATATGATACTGTTCGAACGCTGGAATCAGTAGGAGTAAATGCTGTAGTTATAAGACACGAAAATGACCGTTACTTTGATGAATTGGTAGGAAAAGTAAACATACCAGTCATTAATGCAGGTGATGGTTGCGGTCATCATCCTACCCAATCACTACTAGATCTTTTAACTATAAAGCAGGAATTCCAACGCTTCAACGGCTTAAAAGTAAGTATTATTGGTGATATCAGTCATAGCCGAGTTGCAAGATCAAATGCAGATGCCTTAACAAGATTAGGGGCAGAGGTTGTGTTCTCTGGACCAAGAGAATGGTTTGATGAAACGGTCCTTCAGGATGCAAGTTATGAAGATATTGATACAGCGATTGAAACATCTGATGTTGTTATGCTACTACGCGTCCAACATGAAAGACATGGAGACGAAAGAGCTGCTTTTGATATAGAAAGCTACCATAAACTATACGGGTTAACAGTAGAAAGAGAAAAAAAAATGAAGCCAGGAAGCATTATCATGCACCCGGCACCAGTGAACAGAGATGTAGAAATTGCGGATGAATTGGTTGAGTGCGAACGCTCCAGAATTTTTAAGCAAATGGAAAATGGTGTGTTTATCCGTATGAGTGTTTTAAAAAGATCGTTAGAAAATATTGGAGGGAGAAATGAACATGTCAATACTTATCAGAAATGGCCAGTTGCTTAA
- a CDS encoding dihydroorotase: protein MSILIRNGQLLNTTGDLEQNDILIENGAIKTIAKEINTNADEVIDAAGKVIAPGFIDLHVHLREPGGEKKETIATGTMAAARGGFTTIANMPNTRPVPDTVENIHNLNERIQNTANVNVLPYAAITIRQLGNELTDFKALKELGAFAFTDDGVGIQEAGQMLEAMKRAAALDMAIVAHCEDNSLINKGCVHEGEFSKANGLNGIPSVCESVQIARDVLLAEATGCHYHVCHISTKESVRVVRDAKKAGIRVTAEVSPHHLLLADTDIPSLDTNYKMNPPLRGTEDRKALMEGLLDGTIDFIATDHAPHTAEEKAQSMQLAPFGIVGLETAFPLLYTNFVKTGVMTLNQLIDYLTIKPAKAFNLNAGTLEIGQNADIVILDLEDTNKIDPDTFLSKGRNTPFAGWECQGWPVATIVSGKIAWRKESVHA from the coding sequence ATGTCAATACTTATCAGAAATGGCCAGTTGCTTAATACTACAGGGGATTTAGAACAGAATGACATATTGATCGAAAATGGGGCAATCAAGACTATTGCAAAAGAAATCAATACAAATGCAGATGAAGTGATTGATGCAGCTGGAAAAGTGATCGCTCCAGGATTTATTGACCTACATGTTCATTTAAGAGAACCAGGGGGCGAAAAGAAAGAAACGATTGCGACAGGGACGATGGCAGCAGCACGTGGCGGATTTACAACGATTGCAAATATGCCCAACACAAGACCGGTTCCTGATACAGTCGAGAATATACATAATTTAAATGAAAGGATTCAAAATACGGCAAATGTAAATGTCTTACCGTATGCAGCCATCACAATCAGACAATTAGGTAATGAGCTTACTGATTTTAAGGCGCTTAAAGAACTAGGGGCATTCGCTTTTACCGATGATGGTGTAGGAATTCAAGAAGCAGGACAAATGCTAGAAGCAATGAAGCGAGCGGCTGCACTAGATATGGCAATTGTCGCTCACTGTGAAGATAATAGCCTCATTAATAAAGGTTGTGTACATGAAGGGGAGTTTTCAAAGGCAAACGGCTTAAATGGAATTCCAAGTGTTTGTGAATCTGTGCAAATTGCAAGAGATGTTCTTTTAGCAGAAGCAACTGGTTGTCATTATCATGTATGCCACATCAGTACAAAAGAATCTGTACGTGTTGTAAGAGATGCGAAGAAAGCAGGGATCCGGGTTACAGCAGAGGTATCACCACATCATTTACTATTAGCAGATACCGATATCCCTTCTCTTGACACAAATTACAAAATGAATCCACCGTTAAGAGGAACAGAGGATCGCAAAGCATTAATGGAAGGATTACTAGATGGAACAATTGACTTTATCGCAACAGATCATGCACCACATACAGCAGAAGAAAAAGCACAATCAATGCAACTTGCACCATTTGGAATTGTTGGGTTAGAAACAGCATTTCCCCTCCTTTACACGAACTTTGTAAAAACAGGAGTAATGACATTAAATCAGTTAATTGATTATCTAACTATAAAGCCAGCTAAGGCATTTAATTTAAACGCTGGAACATTAGAAATAGGTCAGAACGCAGACATCGTCATTCTTGATTTAGAAGATACAAATAAGATTGATCCAGACACATTTTTATCAAAAGGAAGAAATACACCATTTGCTGGCTGGGAATGTCAAGGCTGGCCAGTTGCTACAATCGTTAGTGGAAAGATTGCTTGGAGAAAGGAAAGTGTACACGCATGA
- the pyrR gene encoding bifunctional pyr operon transcriptional regulator/uracil phosphoribosyltransferase PyrR, which yields MSQKALVLDEQAIRRALTRIAHEIIEKNKGIEDCILVGIRTRGIYIANRLAERIAQIEGKPIEVGELDITLYRDDLTKKTKNEEPLVKGSDIPTDIQGLKVILVDDVLYTGRTVRAGMDALMDMGRPASIQLAVLVDRGHRELPIRADYVGKNIPTSSSERIVVELAEVDGHDEVNIFEN from the coding sequence ATGTCGCAGAAGGCACTTGTGCTAGACGAGCAAGCAATAAGACGAGCATTAACAAGAATAGCTCATGAAATCATCGAAAAAAATAAAGGGATAGAAGATTGTATACTTGTTGGGATTCGAACAAGAGGTATATACATTGCTAACCGTCTTGCCGAAAGAATTGCTCAAATCGAAGGAAAGCCAATTGAAGTTGGTGAATTGGACATTACATTGTATAGAGACGATTTAACGAAAAAGACGAAAAATGAGGAGCCATTGGTAAAAGGCTCAGACATCCCAACAGATATTCAAGGCTTAAAGGTCATTCTTGTAGACGACGTCTTATATACAGGAAGAACGGTTCGGGCCGGCATGGATGCACTAATGGATATGGGAAGACCAGCATCCATACAGCTTGCAGTCTTAGTAGACAGAGGTCATAGAGAACTGCCAATCAGAGCTGATTATGTTGGGAAAAACATTCCAACCTCCAGCTCAGAAAGAATTGTAGTTGAGCTTGCAGAGGTCGATGGACATGATGAAGTAAATATTTTTGAAAATTAA
- a CDS encoding carbamoyl phosphate synthase small subunit, with product MKKQLILEDGTVFIGKGFGADTEKFGEVVFNTGMTGYQEILSDPSYCGQIVTLTYPLVGNYGINRDDFESITPAIHGFIVKEVCDFPSNWRNELSLDEYFKLKNIPGITGIDTRKLTRIIRQYGTLKGAICSIEENAEEVIAKLKGITLSTDQVKQVSTKKPYPSPGRGSRVVLVDYGMKHGILRELNKRDCDVIVVPYNTTAEEILRLSPDGVMLSNGPGDPKDVPEAIEAIKGIVGKVPLFGICLGHQLFALASGANTEKMKFGHRGSNHPVKDLLTGKVSLTSQNHGYTVEEESINHTNLEVTHIALNDGTIEGLQHKEYPAFTVQYHPEASPGPEDANYLFDRFMEMIKSHKQEGAAYVKA from the coding sequence ATGAAAAAACAATTAATTCTTGAAGATGGTACGGTATTTATCGGGAAAGGCTTCGGTGCCGATACAGAAAAATTTGGTGAAGTAGTATTTAACACAGGAATGACAGGCTATCAAGAAATTCTATCAGATCCATCTTATTGTGGACAAATTGTAACGCTAACGTATCCACTAGTAGGAAATTATGGTATTAATCGAGATGATTTTGAATCGATAACGCCAGCCATTCATGGATTTATTGTCAAAGAAGTGTGTGATTTTCCTTCAAATTGGCGCAATGAACTATCATTAGACGAATACTTTAAGCTAAAGAATATCCCAGGAATTACTGGCATTGATACAAGAAAATTAACGCGTATTATCCGCCAATATGGAACGTTGAAAGGTGCAATTTGTAGTATAGAAGAAAATGCAGAAGAAGTAATCGCAAAATTAAAAGGAATTACGCTAAGTACAGATCAAGTAAAGCAAGTTTCTACGAAGAAGCCTTATCCAAGTCCAGGTCGCGGCAGCCGCGTCGTCCTAGTAGACTATGGAATGAAGCATGGAATTTTACGAGAATTAAATAAACGTGATTGTGATGTAATTGTTGTCCCATACAACACAACAGCAGAAGAAATTCTAAGATTAAGTCCAGATGGCGTTATGCTATCAAATGGACCTGGAGATCCCAAGGATGTACCTGAGGCAATTGAAGCAATTAAAGGAATTGTTGGGAAAGTACCGCTTTTTGGAATCTGTTTAGGTCATCAATTATTCGCATTAGCTAGTGGAGCAAATACGGAAAAAATGAAGTTTGGCCATAGAGGATCAAACCACCCAGTGAAGGATTTATTAACAGGGAAGGTTTCGCTAACATCGCAAAATCATGGCTATACAGTAGAAGAAGAATCTATTAATCATACAAACTTAGAAGTAACACATATTGCTTTAAATGATGGAACAATCGAAGGGTTACAGCATAAAGAATACCCAGCGTTTACCGTGCAATATCATCCAGAAGCGTCTCCAGGACCAGAGGATGCAAACTATTTATTCGATCGTTTTATGGAAATGATAAAATCTCACAAACAGGAAGGTGCAGCATATGTCAAAGCGTAA
- the ileS gene encoding isoleucine--tRNA ligase, translating to MEYKDTLLMPKTAFPMRGNLPNREPEIQAKWKEMNIYEKVQERTHGRPIFVLHDGPPYANGDIHIGHALNKILKDFIVRYKSMTGFQAPYVPGWDTHGLPIEQALTNKGVKRKEMTIAEFRKLCEEYALGQIDSQREQFKRLGVRGDWENPYITLKPAYEAQQIKVFGEMAKKGYIYKGKKPVYWSPTSESALAEAEIEYKDKKSASIYVGFKVKDGKGVLAEDVQIVIWTTTPWTIPANLGISVHPTLTYVVVEEKGNKYLVAQDLLESVKTEIGWEEAKVVQEVKGSELEYILAVHPIYGRDSLVMLGEHVTTDAGTGCVHTAPGHGEDDFLVGQKYGLEVLCPVDDKGVMTEEAPGFEGLFYDKANKPITEKLEEVGALLKLQFITHSYPHDWRTKKPVIFRATAQWFASIKDFRNELLDAVKETAWVPAWGETRLYNMVRDRGDWCISRQRAWGVPIPVFYAENGDSIITDETIEHISNLFRENGSNIWFEKSAKELLPAGFTHPGSPNGEFTKETDIMDVWFDSGSSHQAVLLEREDLQRPADLYLEGSDQYRGWFNSSLSTSVAVTGKAPYKAVLSHGFVLDGEGRKMSKSLGNVMVPAKVMNQLGADILRLWVASVDFQADVRVSDAILKQVTEGYRKIRNTFRFLLGNLADFNPETDALSYEELREVDQFMLIKLNKLIKNVTESYDKYEFSTIYHNINNFCTLDLSAFYLDFSKDVLYIEATNNKERRAIQTVLYESLISLTKLVAPILPHTADEVWDHISSANEESVQLTDFPEYTTFENSDMLEEKWNKFLVVRDDVLKALEEARNQKVIGKSLAAKVTLYVNEEVNTLLNSIQENLQQLFIVSGFEIAGEYNSAPEEALKLEHAAIVVSKADGETCERCWTVTTDVGKVEAHPTLCERCAHVVEENY from the coding sequence ATGGAATATAAAGATACGTTGCTCATGCCTAAAACAGCTTTTCCGATGAGAGGGAATTTGCCAAATCGTGAGCCTGAAATTCAAGCGAAATGGAAAGAAATGAATATTTACGAAAAAGTTCAGGAACGTACACACGGACGTCCGATATTTGTCCTTCATGATGGACCTCCATATGCAAATGGTGATATCCATATTGGACATGCTCTTAATAAAATTTTAAAAGATTTTATCGTTCGTTATAAATCGATGACTGGCTTTCAAGCACCATATGTGCCAGGATGGGATACACACGGACTGCCAATTGAACAAGCTTTAACAAATAAGGGTGTAAAACGTAAAGAAATGACAATTGCAGAATTCCGTAAATTATGTGAAGAATATGCATTAGGACAAATTGACAGTCAAAGAGAACAATTTAAACGCTTAGGAGTTCGCGGAGATTGGGAAAATCCTTATATTACCTTAAAGCCTGCTTATGAAGCACAGCAAATAAAAGTATTTGGAGAAATGGCGAAAAAAGGTTATATCTACAAAGGGAAGAAACCTGTTTATTGGTCTCCAACAAGTGAATCAGCACTTGCTGAAGCAGAAATTGAATATAAAGACAAAAAGTCGGCTTCTATTTATGTTGGCTTTAAAGTGAAAGATGGCAAAGGTGTTTTAGCAGAAGATGTACAAATAGTTATTTGGACAACTACTCCTTGGACAATTCCTGCTAACTTAGGTATTTCTGTTCATCCAACTTTAACATATGTAGTTGTCGAAGAAAAAGGCAACAAATACTTAGTTGCACAAGATTTATTGGAAAGTGTAAAAACAGAAATTGGCTGGGAAGAAGCAAAAGTAGTTCAAGAAGTGAAAGGTTCAGAACTAGAATATATTCTAGCTGTACATCCAATCTATGGCCGTGATTCTTTAGTAATGCTAGGAGAACATGTAACGACAGATGCCGGAACTGGCTGTGTTCATACTGCTCCTGGACATGGGGAAGATGATTTCTTAGTTGGTCAAAAATATGGATTAGAAGTTCTTTGTCCTGTTGATGATAAAGGGGTTATGACAGAAGAAGCACCAGGATTTGAAGGGTTATTCTATGATAAAGCGAACAAGCCAATTACAGAAAAGCTTGAAGAGGTTGGAGCATTATTAAAGCTTCAATTTATTACTCATTCTTATCCACATGACTGGAGAACGAAAAAACCAGTTATTTTCCGTGCAACAGCACAATGGTTTGCTTCTATTAAAGACTTTAGGAATGAACTATTAGATGCAGTAAAAGAAACAGCATGGGTACCTGCATGGGGCGAAACTAGATTGTATAATATGGTTCGTGATCGTGGAGATTGGTGTATTTCTAGACAACGTGCATGGGGTGTGCCAATTCCTGTGTTCTATGCAGAAAATGGCGACAGCATCATTACAGATGAAACAATTGAGCATATCTCTAATCTATTTAGAGAAAATGGGTCGAATATTTGGTTTGAAAAATCAGCGAAGGAATTATTGCCAGCAGGCTTTACACATCCAGGTAGCCCAAATGGTGAATTTACAAAAGAAACAGATATTATGGATGTTTGGTTCGATTCTGGTTCTTCTCATCAAGCTGTATTACTAGAAAGAGAGGATCTTCAACGTCCTGCTGATCTATACCTAGAAGGTTCTGACCAATATCGTGGCTGGTTTAACTCTTCATTATCTACAAGCGTAGCAGTAACTGGTAAAGCACCTTATAAAGCTGTTTTAAGCCATGGCTTCGTTTTAGATGGAGAAGGACGCAAAATGAGTAAATCATTAGGAAATGTTATGGTTCCTGCAAAAGTAATGAACCAATTAGGTGCTGATATTTTACGTCTATGGGTAGCTTCAGTAGATTTCCAAGCAGATGTACGTGTATCTGATGCTATTTTAAAACAAGTAACAGAAGGCTATCGTAAAATCAGAAATACATTCCGTTTCTTATTAGGAAACCTTGCTGACTTTAACCCAGAAACAGATGCTCTTTCTTATGAAGAATTACGTGAAGTGGATCAGTTTATGCTGATCAAATTAAATAAATTAATTAAAAATGTAACAGAATCCTATGATAAATACGAATTCTCGACTATTTATCATAATATCAATAATTTCTGTACATTGGATTTAAGTGCATTCTATCTTGATTTTTCAAAAGATGTACTGTATATCGAAGCAACAAATAATAAGGAAAGAAGAGCAATTCAAACTGTTCTTTACGAAAGCTTAATCAGCTTAACAAAATTAGTTGCACCAATCTTACCACATACTGCGGATGAGGTTTGGGACCATATTTCTTCTGCAAATGAAGAAAGTGTACAGCTAACAGATTTCCCGGAATATACAACATTTGAAAATAGTGATATGTTAGAAGAAAAATGGAATAAATTCTTGGTTGTACGTGATGATGTGCTTAAAGCATTAGAAGAAGCACGTAATCAAAAAGTAATTGGTAAATCACTCGCTGCGAAAGTAACGTTGTATGTGAATGAAGAAGTAAATACACTTCTAAATTCTATTCAAGAAAACTTACAACAATTATTTATCGTATCAGGTTTCGAAATTGCTGGTGAATATAATAGTGCTCCAGAAGAAGCGTTAAAGCTTGAACATGCTGCCATTGTAGTATCAAAAGCAGACGGTGAAACATGTGAAAGATGCTGGACAGTTACAACAGACGTTGGTAAAGTGGAAGCACATCCAACACTATGCGAGAGATGTGCACATGTAGTAGAAGAAAATTATTAA
- a CDS encoding YlmH family RNA-binding protein yields MSIYQHFRPDEREFIDQVQNWRSYVENTYAPKLTDFLDPREQKVLSMIIGDHREVKYAFFGGHEQVERKRAILYPEYYQATKADFNLSLLEVNYPKKFVTIEHPHVLGSLMSLGLNRSKFGDIFVADGDIQFIVAGEVEDYVRLQLDSIGKAKVSLTAIPLEKIIAKEEHWTEITTTTSSLRLDTLIAAVYKFSREKAKTFITQGLVKVNFTLNENVAFMCEEGDVFSVRGEGRATIKSIEGKTKKDKWRIVVGKLK; encoded by the coding sequence ATGTCAATCTATCAACACTTTCGTCCAGACGAAAGAGAATTTATCGATCAAGTACAAAATTGGCGAAGCTATGTCGAGAATACATATGCTCCGAAATTAACCGATTTTTTGGATCCACGGGAACAGAAAGTCTTAAGTATGATCATTGGGGACCATCGCGAAGTAAAATATGCTTTTTTCGGTGGGCATGAGCAAGTAGAAAGAAAAAGAGCAATCCTTTACCCCGAGTATTATCAGGCAACAAAAGCGGATTTTAATCTCTCTTTACTTGAAGTAAATTATCCGAAGAAGTTTGTCACAATCGAACATCCCCATGTTTTAGGGAGTCTAATGTCCCTTGGTTTAAATCGTAGTAAATTTGGAGATATTTTCGTTGCTGACGGAGATATTCAATTTATTGTTGCAGGAGAAGTTGAAGATTATGTAAGACTTCAGCTTGATTCGATTGGAAAAGCAAAGGTGAGTCTTACCGCGATTCCTTTGGAAAAAATCATTGCTAAAGAAGAACATTGGACCGAAATAACTACGACCACTTCCTCTCTGCGCCTCGATACACTCATTGCAGCCGTTTATAAGTTCTCAAGAGAAAAGGCAAAGACTTTTATCACGCAAGGATTAGTAAAAGTAAATTTCACTTTAAATGAAAATGTCGCTTTTATGTGTGAAGAAGGAGATGTATTTTCTGTCCGTGGGGAAGGCAGGGCTACCATTAAATCGATTGAAGGAAAAACGAAAAAAGATAAATGGAGAATTGTGGTAGGTAAATTGAAGTAG
- a CDS encoding RluA family pseudouridine synthase: MEKTEHIIQSEQVNERIDKIVSTINADWSRTQVQQWIKDGHVTVNGQTVKTKYKGVLNDVVTIEVPEATELDVEAEEMDLDIYYEDKDVIVVNKPKGMVVHPAPGHVTGTLVNGLMAHCKDLSGINGVMRPGIVHRIDKDTSGLLMVAKNDAAHESLVNQLVAKTVTRKYKALVHGSIPHDYGTIEAPIGRDPKDRQSMTVVDNGKHAVTHFHVIERIDGYTYIECQLETGRTHQIRVHMKYIGYPLVGDPKYGPRKTLDIGGQALHAGVLGFEHPRTGEYLEFEAPLPKDYEQLLDTLRNNR, encoded by the coding sequence ATGGAAAAAACGGAACATATCATTCAAAGTGAGCAAGTAAATGAACGAATCGACAAAATTGTTTCGACGATTAATGCAGACTGGTCAAGAACGCAGGTCCAACAATGGATAAAAGACGGTCATGTGACAGTTAATGGTCAAACGGTAAAAACAAAGTATAAAGGTGTTTTAAATGACGTAGTAACAATTGAAGTACCAGAAGCAACAGAACTAGACGTTGAAGCAGAGGAAATGGATTTAGATATTTATTATGAGGATAAAGATGTTATCGTAGTAAATAAACCAAAAGGAATGGTTGTACATCCTGCTCCTGGCCATGTAACTGGAACATTGGTGAACGGTTTAATGGCACATTGTAAAGATCTTTCTGGGATTAATGGTGTAATGAGACCAGGGATTGTCCATCGAATCGATAAAGATACATCTGGCCTATTAATGGTTGCTAAAAATGATGCTGCTCATGAAAGTCTTGTGAATCAATTAGTAGCAAAAACGGTAACAAGAAAATATAAAGCGTTAGTTCATGGATCCATTCCACATGACTATGGAACAATTGAAGCGCCGATTGGCCGTGATCCTAAGGATAGACAAAGTATGACTGTTGTAGATAACGGGAAGCATGCTGTAACACATTTTCATGTAATCGAAAGAATAGATGGATACACATATATCGAATGTCAATTAGAGACTGGACGTACTCATCAAATTCGTGTTCATATGAAGTATATTGGCTATCCACTTGTTGGAGACCCTAAATATGGACCAAGAAAAACATTAGATATCGGGGGCCAAGCTCTTCATGCAGGAGTACTAGGATTTGAACATCCACGTACTGGGGAATATCTAGAGTTCGAAGCTCCACTGCCAAAAGACTATGAACAACTTTTAGATACCCTTCGAAATAATCGTTGA